A region from the Arcanobacterium buesumense genome encodes:
- a CDS encoding isochorismatase family protein yields the protein MEVQRALLIVDVQPTFCEGGALAVEGGNAVAERIADFVTERADDYEYIVTTQDWHVDPGEHFSPNPDFVNSWPPHGVAGTAEAELHDAIAALPFDESVKKGEYQAAYSGFEGKNLEGVPLEVLLREHEISAVDIVGIAESHCVKATALDALRAGFTARVFSDLTVPVSEELGIVARKEMDEAGVEQLSSTEAFGFYEDDDDDVPLLAEEWAQVHARDDEGWAGDSSLEWDEDTWNDTDGDGIPDDLEDDEYGAADYRDFELPDENNGGLIREAPVYDEFADEDGSEFNNTDQFDALESRLSTDEDLSALGLDDFDIDIDDDIDFSDEADESDFDFSNIDFKPDL from the coding sequence ATGGAAGTTCAGCGCGCACTTCTTATCGTTGATGTTCAACCCACGTTCTGCGAAGGTGGTGCCCTAGCAGTCGAGGGAGGTAATGCCGTTGCTGAACGGATTGCCGATTTCGTAACTGAACGTGCTGACGATTACGAATATATTGTTACCACTCAAGACTGGCATGTAGATCCAGGTGAGCATTTTTCTCCCAATCCTGACTTTGTTAATTCTTGGCCACCGCACGGTGTTGCCGGAACTGCCGAGGCGGAACTTCATGACGCTATCGCGGCTTTACCTTTTGACGAATCGGTAAAGAAAGGTGAATACCAGGCGGCCTATTCTGGCTTCGAAGGTAAAAACCTCGAAGGCGTCCCGCTGGAAGTTCTGTTACGCGAGCATGAGATTTCCGCAGTTGACATTGTGGGTATTGCCGAATCACACTGCGTGAAGGCAACTGCCCTAGATGCGTTGCGTGCCGGTTTTACCGCGCGAGTTTTTTCTGATCTCACAGTTCCAGTTTCCGAAGAGCTCGGTATTGTGGCACGCAAGGAGATGGATGAGGCAGGCGTTGAACAACTTTCGTCTACCGAAGCCTTTGGTTTCTATGAAGATGATGACGACGACGTTCCGCTACTCGCCGAGGAGTGGGCTCAGGTTCATGCGCGAGATGACGAGGGTTGGGCTGGTGATTCATCCTTGGAATGGGATGAAGATACCTGGAATGATACCGACGGCGATGGCATCCCTGACGATCTAGAAGATGATGAGTATGGTGCTGCCGACTATCGCGATTTTGAGCTTCCTGATGAGAACAATGGCGGATTAATCCGTGAGGCACCCGTCTATGATGAGTTTGCTGATGAAGATGGGTCTGAGTTTAACAACACTGACCAATTCGACGCTCTCGAATCGCGGCTATCTACCGATGAAGACCTCTCCGCCCTCGGGTTAGATGATTTTGACATCGACATTGATGATGACATCGACTTCTCGGATGAAGCTGACGAGTCTGATTTCGATTTTTCCAATATTGATTTCAAGCCCGACCTATAG
- a CDS encoding MMPL family transporter translates to MREQHKASTAEQLPPRNTIDSATIFLRSRKSLPLRIVLLALWIVAFAFGGMAQGKISTVAESDPAFFLPESAQSTLAGQEAEKFRDDSTIPALIVIASPDGQRISESAMGVLGRISQELPNIRVTEELLLKDVAPGFVPVIPDADMTAVLLPLNLQQDIANGRDGEGEKILNLTVESLHNNLTSRLADRGIEPEELTVYVSGPAGLSADLSGAFAGIDLTLLLVAVVLVFIILIVVYRSLLIPIAVLLTSLAALCAAVLTVFQMAKAQWVDLNGQTQGILAILVIGATTDYCLLLIARYREELTVVEHPTEALVRAIKGSWEPIVASGGTVIAGLLTLLISDLSSTSSLGPIASIGIVFAMLAALTLLPGMLLIPGKHARIMFWPAKIPHYATLDDAQSHGFWHRLGQFVARRYRVVWVATLAVLLVLSSFAFSFKASGTSAIEQFTQPSQAVTGFKILEEKFTAGSAQPTTVIVDEQYASQAQEVISELPGVKAVIAQQDGQSQGMPAGQPPAGQRPADPPSGVGPDQGSTTPTPSTPLVIDGRVLLNVTTTMSADDKTAQDVVREIRDAVASLKAHVLVGGPAAQALDTQETAHRDFLKIVPVVLAVIAILLMLLLRSVVAPLLVVVANVISFGATLGICAIIFNRILEFPGADASVPLYAFVFLIALGIDYTIFLMSRAREESLKDGTHTGITRAIGVTGGVITSAGIVLAATFAALGVVPLLFMLQLAIIVSLGIIIDTFIVRSLLIPGMVYDAGRIIWWPWTSRKVPADQVTPNNAN, encoded by the coding sequence ATGAGGGAACAACATAAGGCATCTACTGCCGAGCAATTGCCACCGCGTAACACGATAGATTCCGCAACAATTTTTCTACGATCACGTAAGTCCTTGCCATTACGCATAGTTCTTCTTGCGCTATGGATAGTTGCATTTGCCTTCGGTGGAATGGCACAAGGGAAAATATCAACTGTTGCAGAATCAGATCCGGCGTTTTTTCTACCAGAATCGGCTCAATCTACGTTAGCCGGTCAAGAAGCTGAAAAGTTTCGTGATGATTCAACAATTCCCGCGCTTATTGTCATAGCCTCACCAGATGGACAGCGGATCTCTGAGTCCGCGATGGGTGTTCTTGGTCGGATTTCCCAAGAATTGCCTAACATTCGTGTCACTGAAGAACTCTTATTAAAGGATGTTGCTCCGGGGTTTGTACCGGTTATTCCGGACGCAGATATGACTGCAGTGCTTCTTCCGTTGAATCTTCAGCAAGATATTGCGAATGGACGAGACGGAGAGGGTGAAAAAATACTCAACTTAACGGTTGAATCATTGCACAACAATCTCACATCCCGCTTAGCAGATCGCGGTATAGAACCCGAGGAATTAACGGTTTATGTATCTGGACCGGCTGGATTATCTGCTGATTTGAGTGGAGCTTTTGCCGGAATCGATCTCACCCTCTTGCTTGTCGCGGTTGTTCTGGTATTCATTATTCTCATCGTCGTCTACCGCTCGTTACTTATTCCAATCGCAGTATTGTTGACCTCACTAGCGGCGCTGTGTGCTGCAGTTCTTACCGTCTTCCAGATGGCCAAAGCCCAATGGGTTGATCTCAACGGTCAAACTCAAGGTATCCTGGCAATTCTAGTTATCGGTGCTACCACCGACTATTGTCTCCTTCTCATCGCCCGCTATCGAGAAGAGCTAACTGTCGTTGAGCACCCGACCGAGGCACTTGTTCGAGCAATTAAAGGATCATGGGAACCGATTGTGGCCTCTGGTGGTACAGTGATCGCCGGCCTGCTCACCTTACTTATCTCCGATCTATCATCCACATCCTCACTTGGTCCAATAGCGTCAATCGGTATTGTTTTCGCAATGTTAGCCGCCCTGACACTATTGCCCGGAATGTTACTAATTCCAGGAAAACATGCGCGAATCATGTTCTGGCCAGCAAAAATTCCGCACTATGCCACTTTAGATGATGCTCAATCGCACGGTTTTTGGCATCGTCTCGGACAGTTCGTCGCTCGTCGTTACCGCGTCGTATGGGTAGCAACTCTAGCTGTGCTTTTGGTGCTCTCTAGCTTTGCTTTTTCCTTCAAAGCCTCTGGAACCTCGGCGATCGAACAATTTACCCAGCCATCCCAAGCGGTAACCGGATTCAAGATCCTCGAAGAAAAGTTCACTGCCGGTTCCGCACAGCCAACCACCGTGATCGTAGACGAGCAGTATGCCTCCCAGGCGCAAGAAGTTATTAGTGAATTGCCAGGAGTTAAAGCTGTTATCGCACAGCAAGACGGACAATCACAAGGCATGCCAGCAGGTCAACCACCAGCAGGTCAGCGCCCTGCAGATCCACCATCAGGAGTTGGCCCAGATCAGGGCAGTACCACACCAACGCCATCGACTCCGCTAGTCATCGACGGCAGAGTGTTACTCAACGTCACAACCACGATGTCTGCCGATGATAAAACTGCCCAAGACGTCGTTCGGGAAATTCGCGACGCTGTTGCGTCACTAAAAGCACACGTCCTTGTGGGCGGACCGGCCGCACAAGCCCTTGACACCCAAGAAACTGCCCACCGCGACTTCCTCAAAATTGTTCCAGTTGTTTTAGCAGTTATCGCCATCTTGCTCATGCTACTTCTTCGTTCTGTGGTAGCACCGCTACTCGTCGTCGTCGCAAACGTCATTTCGTTCGGGGCAACGCTAGGTATCTGTGCCATTATCTTCAACCGAATTCTAGAGTTTCCCGGTGCCGATGCATCAGTGCCGTTGTATGCTTTCGTCTTCCTTATCGCATTAGGAATCGATTACACGATTTTCTTAATGTCTCGCGCCCGGGAAGAATCACTTAAAGATGGCACCCATACCGGAATCACCCGAGCCATCGGTGTCACCGGCGGGGTCATCACATCAGCCGGTATTGTTCTGGCAGCCACCTTCGCTGCACTAGGTGTTGTACCACTGTTGTTTATGCTTCAACTGGCCATCATCGTCTCGCTAGGAATCATCATTGATACCTTTATTGTTCGCTCGCTTCTCATCCCCGGCATGGTTTATGATGCTGGCCGGATAATCTGGTGGCCGTGGACCTCGCGAAAAGTTCCTGCTGACCAGGTGACACCCAATAATGCCAACTGA
- the rsmI gene encoding 16S rRNA (cytidine(1402)-2'-O)-methyltransferase yields MIILAGTPLGNDDDASPRLRSVLASADVIAAEDTRRLLNLVGRLGVEIHAPVVAYHDHNEVQKAPDLIAAAKAGKTVVMVSDAGMPSVSDPGYRLAALAAQEGVELTVVPGPSAVLTALAISGLASDRFAFEGFVPRKEGERRQIFHQLRHDGRTLIFFESPRRLAETLVDMATEFGADRQAAVARELTKTFEEVQRGCLGELAQWAQQDVKGEISIVVEGDSQSAQSGTVGQDVIDDVRELVDLGVRLKDAAGYVAGRSGLRKNQVYQAVVALSAE; encoded by the coding sequence ATGATTATTTTAGCTGGAACTCCGTTGGGTAATGACGACGATGCCTCGCCCCGGTTGCGTTCGGTATTGGCGTCGGCAGATGTGATTGCTGCCGAAGATACCCGGCGGTTGTTGAATTTGGTGGGGCGTTTAGGAGTGGAGATTCATGCTCCGGTCGTTGCTTATCACGATCATAATGAGGTTCAGAAGGCACCGGATCTCATTGCGGCGGCGAAAGCGGGTAAGACGGTTGTTATGGTTTCTGATGCAGGGATGCCTTCAGTGTCTGATCCGGGATATCGGTTGGCTGCGTTGGCTGCGCAAGAAGGTGTGGAGCTGACTGTTGTTCCGGGCCCGTCTGCGGTTCTTACTGCGTTGGCTATTTCTGGTTTGGCTTCGGATCGTTTTGCTTTTGAGGGGTTCGTGCCACGTAAAGAGGGTGAGCGCAGGCAGATTTTTCACCAGTTGCGCCATGATGGCCGGACGTTGATTTTCTTTGAATCTCCTCGGCGATTAGCTGAGACGTTGGTGGATATGGCAACAGAATTTGGGGCAGATCGGCAAGCTGCGGTGGCTCGTGAGTTGACGAAGACGTTTGAGGAGGTTCAGCGTGGTTGCTTGGGGGAATTGGCGCAGTGGGCACAACAGGATGTTAAAGGTGAGATTTCGATTGTTGTCGAAGGGGATTCGCAGTCCGCGCAGAGCGGAACGGTAGGGCAAGACGTTATTGATGACGTGCGTGAATTAGTGGATTTAGGGGTGCGTCTTAAAGATGCGGCTGGCTATGTTGCTGGCCGATCAGGGTTGCGTAAGAACCAAGTCTATCAAGCTGTGGTGGCGCTCTCGGCTGAGTAG
- a CDS encoding metallopeptidase family protein: protein MVEMSEDEFEGIVADVLDELPQQFIHRLENVVFLVVDQAEPQQGPPDILGLYEGFAQTDGDFGPYAEPNRIFIFRKPLLEMCSSVEEVCAEVKVTVFHEIAHHFGSEEENLMALGWA from the coding sequence ATGGTTGAGATGAGTGAAGATGAATTTGAGGGCATCGTTGCCGATGTGCTCGATGAGCTTCCGCAGCAGTTTATTCACCGGCTAGAAAACGTGGTTTTTCTGGTTGTTGATCAAGCTGAGCCACAGCAAGGTCCGCCAGATATTCTGGGATTGTATGAGGGGTTCGCTCAAACTGATGGGGATTTTGGACCGTACGCGGAGCCGAATAGGATTTTCATTTTCCGCAAGCCGTTGTTGGAAATGTGTTCGTCGGTAGAAGAAGTGTGTGCGGAAGTGAAAGTTACGGTTTTTCATGAAATTGCACATCATTTTGGCAGTGAAGAAGAAAATTTAATGGCGTTAGGTTGGGCGTGA
- a CDS encoding DsrE family protein — protein sequence MSNLKLVFHVNENNRWPFTLRSVDNFLAHSGVEGANVTVVANGEAVRSFSQLDVEPHRMARIHELAQQGVQFLVCNTGLEQRQVNKDMVPDFCTIVPAGIVEIARLQAAGYGYVKA from the coding sequence ATGTCGAACCTCAAACTCGTCTTCCACGTCAACGAAAACAACCGTTGGCCCTTCACCTTACGATCCGTTGACAACTTCCTCGCACACTCCGGCGTCGAAGGCGCAAACGTCACCGTCGTCGCAAACGGCGAAGCCGTCCGCTCCTTCTCCCAACTCGACGTCGAGCCCCACCGCATGGCACGAATCCACGAACTAGCCCAACAAGGCGTCCAATTCCTCGTCTGCAACACCGGCCTAGAACAACGCCAAGTCAACAAAGACATGGTCCCTGACTTTTGCACCATCGTCCCGGCCGGCATCGTCGAAATAGCCCGCCTCCAAGCAGCCGGATACGGGTACGTCAAAGCCTAA
- a CDS encoding ABC transporter ATP-binding protein — MEKINITNVRKTFRTPSGNVSAVDNITTTIPAGQILAILGPNGAGKTTLLDIILGLSKPSSGTITIDGLSPHDAIHAGNTSALLQTGGLLATMSVTETLTYIAASYRPAKNITRERIADVVAQTQLGPLLNRKIGKLSGGEQQRVKFALALLPDPSLLILDEPTTGMDVNARHEFWDAMHAQTRHGRTIIFATHYLQEAEDFADRIILMNRGRIIADGPTNHIRAIAGIRHVTATTGDVSPAQVARIQTTYNATVEDTTLTCATSHSDDLARELLKAGASNLEIVPSSLDDAFATLIAADTLPKED, encoded by the coding sequence ATGGAAAAAATCAATATAACTAACGTGCGAAAAACATTTCGTACTCCTAGTGGCAACGTTTCCGCCGTCGACAACATCACCACCACAATCCCGGCCGGGCAAATCCTCGCGATACTCGGCCCCAACGGTGCCGGCAAAACAACGCTACTCGATATCATCCTTGGACTATCCAAACCATCCTCCGGCACCATCACCATCGACGGGCTCAGCCCCCACGATGCAATCCACGCCGGCAACACCTCCGCCCTGCTACAAACCGGCGGACTACTGGCAACCATGAGCGTAACCGAAACCCTCACCTATATTGCTGCCAGCTACCGCCCCGCGAAAAATATCACGCGCGAACGCATCGCCGACGTCGTCGCCCAAACCCAGCTCGGCCCACTTCTGAACCGAAAAATCGGCAAACTTTCCGGCGGTGAACAACAACGCGTCAAATTCGCACTCGCCCTCCTGCCCGATCCGTCCCTGCTCATTTTGGACGAGCCTACAACTGGAATGGACGTCAACGCACGGCACGAATTTTGGGACGCCATGCACGCCCAAACCCGCCACGGCAGAACAATCATCTTCGCCACCCACTACCTGCAAGAAGCCGAAGATTTCGCCGACCGCATCATTTTGATGAACCGCGGACGCATCATCGCCGATGGCCCGACCAACCACATCCGTGCCATCGCCGGAATCCGCCATGTCACCGCCACCACTGGGGATGTTTCCCCGGCGCAGGTGGCACGCATCCAAACCACATACAACGCCACCGTGGAAGATACCACCCTCACCTGCGCAACATCCCACTCCGATGATCTCGCCCGCGAGCTCCTTAAAGCCGGCGCCTCGAACCTGGAAATCGTCCCCTCCTCCCTAGATGACGCCTTCGCAACCCTCATCGCCGCCGATACGCTACCGAAAGAAGACTGA
- a CDS encoding ABC transporter permease translates to MNATLIRSDVRRFLRAPEALFFTIGLPILMYIIFGGTAEYGEMPIGHGNINMAVLINMSIYAVAQAAVGYTGTAAVDRLQGWGRQLALTPLTPWKIMINRVLSAFLICTITLASLYIVGIAMGAQLPVLRLLAVWGISYLSVILFACYGLAVAYSFKAETAVSISSGLLVLFSFAGNLFAPLSGTLLSVARFTPMWGVGELARYPLTEGQMYDANGALYSTPIWYAVANVVAWLAIFATFAVVASRRNQEH, encoded by the coding sequence ATGAACGCAACACTCATTCGCTCCGACGTCCGCCGTTTTCTACGGGCACCCGAAGCCCTGTTCTTCACAATCGGACTGCCAATCCTCATGTACATCATCTTTGGTGGCACAGCCGAATACGGCGAGATGCCCATTGGACACGGCAATATCAACATGGCCGTCCTTATTAATATGAGTATTTATGCCGTTGCCCAAGCGGCGGTTGGCTACACCGGCACGGCCGCAGTTGACCGGCTCCAAGGCTGGGGGCGCCAACTTGCGCTCACTCCGCTTACCCCGTGGAAGATTATGATCAATCGCGTACTCTCGGCATTCTTGATTTGCACGATTACTCTGGCTTCGCTGTACATCGTCGGGATTGCGATGGGCGCCCAGCTCCCAGTGCTTCGCCTCCTGGCTGTCTGGGGTATCAGCTACCTGAGCGTCATCCTCTTTGCATGTTACGGTCTTGCCGTTGCGTACTCGTTTAAAGCCGAAACAGCCGTCAGCATTTCATCTGGGCTACTGGTGCTCTTTTCGTTTGCCGGCAATCTCTTCGCACCGCTGTCTGGCACACTGCTGTCGGTTGCCCGGTTCACCCCCATGTGGGGAGTCGGCGAACTAGCACGCTATCCCTTGACCGAAGGGCAAATGTATGACGCCAACGGCGCGCTCTACAGCACCCCGATCTGGTATGCCGTGGCAAATGTTGTTGCCTGGCTGGCTATTTTTGCCACTTTTGCCGTTGTGGCATCCCGGCGAAACCAGGAACACTAG
- a CDS encoding sensor histidine kinase: MTSRREYAMGLFMALIWLAFLVFPLHFITIGPYSPTVRVIGYTLTAIFAILNSTTWFLAYNPQLKDHTLQLYAISFSILFAITITMLVLFSFAGFSFFPYLASLTGMLIPLVPGTIIIVLLGIVMEVAGWLLDTPSDAHALLVVSIGVFAMTAGSRFFDRASQEKQIAVAHEAISAERSRVARDVHDVVGHSLTIISLKSQLALRLLDSDPERARAELIEISDLTRAAITEVRATVSGLRMQLLSDELRNAIKVLEDAHIAVSVVGSVEDADPRFRFVFSWVVREAVTNILRHAHAKHVTCEISSTRMSIIDDGVGITQPAGNGLTGLRERIVEAGGRLDVLPADPGTRVTAVMDVRTKQ; the protein is encoded by the coding sequence ATGACTTCTCGCCGCGAATACGCCATGGGCCTGTTTATGGCTCTTATTTGGCTAGCTTTCCTTGTTTTCCCGCTCCATTTCATCACCATCGGCCCATATTCCCCCACGGTTCGCGTCATCGGCTACACACTCACTGCGATATTCGCTATCCTCAATTCCACCACCTGGTTTCTGGCGTACAATCCGCAGCTAAAAGACCATACTCTTCAGCTCTACGCCATATCATTCAGCATCCTTTTTGCCATCACAATAACGATGCTGGTTCTTTTCTCGTTCGCCGGTTTCTCGTTTTTCCCGTATCTTGCGTCCTTAACGGGGATGCTCATCCCGTTAGTTCCCGGCACAATTATTATTGTTTTACTCGGTATTGTCATGGAGGTTGCCGGCTGGTTACTCGATACCCCCAGTGACGCCCATGCTCTCTTGGTGGTGTCGATTGGTGTGTTCGCCATGACTGCTGGTTCGAGGTTTTTCGATAGGGCCTCCCAGGAAAAACAAATCGCAGTGGCACATGAAGCAATATCAGCTGAACGTAGCCGGGTTGCCCGCGATGTCCATGATGTGGTGGGACATTCACTGACGATCATTTCGCTTAAGTCGCAGTTGGCCTTGCGGCTGCTTGATTCTGATCCGGAGCGGGCGCGCGCAGAGCTTATCGAGATCTCAGATTTGACCCGCGCAGCGATTACCGAGGTGCGGGCAACGGTGTCTGGTCTGCGAATGCAATTGTTATCGGACGAACTGCGCAACGCTATCAAGGTGCTCGAAGATGCCCATATTGCGGTTTCGGTTGTGGGTTCAGTTGAGGATGCCGATCCGCGGTTCCGTTTTGTTTTTTCATGGGTTGTGCGGGAAGCGGTGACGAACATTTTGCGTCACGCTCACGCCAAGCACGTAACATGTGAAATTAGTTCAACACGTATGTCGATTATCGACGACGGCGTGGGCATCACTCAACCAGCCGGAAACGGTTTGACGGGGTTGCGTGAGAGAATTGTCGAGGCTGGTGGCCGACTCGATGTACTGCCCGCCGATCCGGGTACGCGGGTAACAGCGGTGATGGATGTGAGGACGAAACAATGA
- a CDS encoding response regulator transcription factor, which yields MIRVLIADDQALVRGALSALLNLEDDIEVVCEVGRGDNVMTAVLTHRPDVALIDIEMPGQDGIAVTQELTDSRLPTRALIVTTFGRPGYVHRALTAGAYGFVVKDMPAQELAQVIRQVHAGSRVIDPVLATQSLFEGVNPLSEREREILRIAADGSTIAEIARRVYLSEGTVRNHLSSAIGKTGAETRAQAVVFARERGWL from the coding sequence ATGATTCGGGTGTTGATTGCTGACGATCAGGCGTTGGTCCGTGGTGCACTCAGCGCACTGCTTAATCTGGAAGATGATATCGAGGTGGTGTGCGAGGTTGGCCGTGGTGATAACGTTATGACGGCGGTGCTTACTCACCGTCCGGATGTGGCGTTGATTGATATTGAGATGCCAGGTCAGGATGGGATTGCAGTTACCCAGGAACTTACTGATTCTCGGTTGCCTACCCGGGCGCTGATTGTGACGACGTTCGGCCGGCCAGGTTATGTTCATCGGGCGCTAACAGCCGGCGCTTATGGGTTTGTGGTCAAAGATATGCCAGCGCAAGAGTTGGCCCAGGTTATTCGCCAAGTACATGCTGGATCTCGGGTGATTGATCCGGTGTTGGCTACTCAGTCACTATTCGAAGGAGTCAATCCGCTTTCTGAGCGGGAGCGGGAAATTTTGCGCATTGCTGCAGATGGTTCCACTATTGCGGAGATTGCCCGACGGGTTTATCTCTCTGAAGGTACGGTCCGTAACCATCTTTCTTCGGCGATCGGGAAGACTGGGGCGGAAACTCGCGCCCAGGCAGTGGTTTTTGCTCGCGAGCGCGGCTGGCTATAG
- a CDS encoding class I SAM-dependent methyltransferase, producing the protein MIAYPTQPLMPQHLSRLNNLMIDQAQEAGWQAGRPICIYDDPTGQLLTYFLPIAKKVTVLSDSHAQNSRSIAYAMSTGQREKLWVRGIDGPLQLDHFLHTMKPGYAEQSLIVTALPKSLSELQYVAHCAARVNIPTLIGANNTKHMTRSQNDVLASAYRTVVASRGSGKFRALIASHPRANLLAPAPQKNEHIYAIGATFAGVQADRGGQLLATTARADWESDPGTVLDFGSGNGAVSALIAQTCPNTAITATDISADAVTSTQLTLESYCDRTTITWDTSAQNVATNSIDVVLLNPPFHDGFTIDDTLVDELLSAARRVLKPGGKIYVVYNSHLRYRPRIAQLFTDVVQLARDSRFTVVRGAKL; encoded by the coding sequence ATGATCGCATACCCCACTCAACCGCTCATGCCCCAGCACCTTAGTCGATTAAACAATCTCATGATTGACCAGGCGCAAGAAGCCGGTTGGCAGGCCGGGAGACCAATATGTATTTATGATGACCCCACCGGTCAGCTCCTGACATATTTCCTCCCAATAGCTAAAAAGGTAACAGTACTCAGTGATTCGCATGCTCAAAATAGTAGATCCATCGCTTATGCGATGAGCACGGGACAACGTGAGAAATTATGGGTACGTGGAATTGACGGGCCACTGCAACTCGACCACTTCTTACACACAATGAAACCGGGATATGCCGAACAAAGTCTCATCGTCACAGCACTGCCCAAATCGCTTAGCGAACTCCAATATGTGGCGCACTGTGCCGCCCGAGTTAACATCCCAACGTTGATCGGTGCCAACAACACCAAACACATGACCCGGTCGCAAAATGACGTACTTGCCAGCGCCTACCGCACCGTCGTCGCCAGCCGCGGATCCGGAAAATTCCGGGCTCTTATTGCTTCTCATCCCCGAGCTAATCTTCTAGCTCCAGCGCCTCAAAAAAACGAGCATATATATGCGATCGGAGCAACCTTTGCCGGTGTCCAGGCTGATCGTGGCGGCCAGCTTTTAGCTACCACTGCGAGAGCGGACTGGGAATCTGACCCGGGCACAGTGCTTGATTTCGGGAGTGGAAACGGAGCCGTCAGCGCACTAATTGCGCAAACCTGTCCAAACACTGCTATTACGGCTACTGATATCTCAGCCGATGCCGTCACCTCAACCCAGCTCACCCTCGAATCCTACTGCGACCGCACAACCATCACCTGGGACACCTCCGCCCAAAACGTGGCTACAAACTCAATCGACGTCGTCCTACTTAACCCGCCATTCCATGACGGATTTACCATAGATGACACCCTTGTTGACGAACTGCTGAGCGCAGCCCGGCGCGTACTTAAACCCGGCGGAAAAATATATGTTGTTTACAATTCCCACCTACGATACCGGCCACGAATCGCACAGCTGTTTACCGACGTCGTCCAGCTGGCGCGAGACAGCCGTTTCACCGTCGTCCGTGGAGCCAAACTATAG